A single genomic interval of Metasolibacillus fluoroglycofenilyticus harbors:
- a CDS encoding polyprenyl synthetase family protein: MPLTTFIETHTPAIENRMYDLVGEIVAPAQLKESMLYSLKAGGKRIRPLFVAAVCDYFKTDFVPAYTVGSCVEMIHTYSLIHDDLPCMDDDDMRRGKPTNHIVYGEALATLAGDALNTLSFGILARMPVANDVKVELIDLLSVAAGAEGMVGGQVLDMDGEKRQLNLQELEQVHMNKTGALLRFSIESGAVLSGATAEERAALVEYAHHIGLAFQIQDDILDIEGTTEQLGKTAGKDIASEKSTYPALLTLEGAKEKLNDHFVLALAALNRLSGDSSVLRDLTTYIVKRNK, from the coding sequence ATGCCATTAACAACATTTATTGAAACGCATACACCAGCTATTGAGAACAGAATGTATGATTTAGTTGGGGAAATTGTTGCACCTGCACAATTAAAGGAATCGATGCTTTATTCATTAAAAGCGGGTGGAAAAAGAATTCGTCCATTATTTGTTGCTGCGGTTTGCGATTATTTTAAAACAGATTTTGTCCCTGCTTATACAGTCGGCTCATGTGTTGAAATGATTCATACATATTCGCTCATTCATGATGATTTACCGTGTATGGACGATGATGATATGCGCAGAGGCAAACCAACGAACCATATCGTTTATGGGGAAGCATTAGCAACGCTTGCTGGCGATGCATTGAATACTTTAAGCTTCGGAATTTTAGCACGCATGCCAGTTGCAAATGACGTGAAAGTTGAACTAATCGATTTACTAAGTGTGGCTGCAGGAGCAGAAGGCATGGTTGGCGGTCAAGTGTTGGATATGGATGGCGAAAAACGTCAATTAAATTTACAAGAGCTTGAGCAAGTGCATATGAATAAAACGGGTGCACTACTGCGCTTTAGCATTGAATCGGGAGCTGTTTTATCAGGTGCTACAGCAGAAGAACGCGCAGCGCTAGTAGAGTACGCACATCACATTGGCTTAGCATTCCAAATTCAGGATGATATTTTAGATATTGAAGGTACGACAGAGCAGCTTGGCAAAACAGCAGGAAAAGATATTGCAAGCGAGAAAAGCACGTACCCAGCATTGCTTACTTTAGAAGGAGCAAAGGAAAAATTAAACGACCATTTTGTTTTGGCGCTTGCCGCATTAAATCGTTTATCTGGAGACAGCAGTGTACTGCGAGATTTGACTACCTATATTGTGAAACGTAATAAATAG
- the xseB gene encoding exodeoxyribonuclease VII small subunit, translating to MDNLTFAQAMTELEEIVRKLEQGEVPLEEAIDLYKKGMEYSKFCNDKLQHAEQQLISIVDENGNKQPFQTGNGEN from the coding sequence ATGGATAATTTAACATTTGCACAAGCAATGACTGAATTAGAAGAAATTGTACGAAAATTAGAGCAAGGCGAAGTGCCCCTGGAGGAAGCCATTGATTTATATAAAAAGGGTATGGAATATTCCAAGTTTTGTAATGATAAATTGCAGCATGCAGAACAACAGCTAATATCAATCGTTGATGAAAATGGCAATAAACAGCCATTTCAAACGGGAAATGGAGAGAATTAA
- the xseA gene encoding exodeoxyribonuclease VII large subunit, which yields MSNSSYLTVKALTKYIKRKFDADPHLREVYVKGELSNVKVHSSGHIYFTLKDDAARIQATMFRAAATKLAFKPEEGMMVYIRGDVNVYETAGVYQLYVQTMEPDGVGGLFIAFQQLKDTLQKEGLFNPNFKQPLPPFPKTVGVVTATTGAAIRDICTTLGRRYPQAEICIYPTLVQGAGAAASIASNIRLANKLAQCDILIVGRGGGSIEDLWAFNEEIVARAIFESRIPIISAVGHETDTTIADFVADLRAPTPTAAAELAVPNQHELKERIVANVARLQHIVTAQLRFERNRLQKYQQSYPLATPEKLYRPFIERLTHNDMKLQQAMHVYMLKKRNEAEKVFTKMQLSSPQNALQIEQQKLVQLKVELSRTMQLRLSNEKSKLHAAIRTLAALNPLAIMEKGFNVTYREAQFIQQAAQLTVDDMIEIHYQDGIVHAKVTNVELEKGGMTDG from the coding sequence TTGAGCAACTCTTCTTATTTAACTGTTAAAGCATTGACTAAATATATTAAAAGAAAATTTGATGCAGACCCCCATTTACGTGAAGTATATGTAAAGGGGGAACTATCGAATGTGAAAGTTCATAGCTCTGGCCATATTTATTTTACATTGAAAGACGATGCGGCACGCATTCAAGCAACAATGTTTCGCGCTGCAGCAACAAAGCTAGCCTTTAAGCCCGAGGAAGGGATGATGGTTTATATTCGTGGTGATGTTAACGTCTATGAAACAGCGGGTGTTTACCAGCTTTATGTACAAACAATGGAACCAGACGGTGTTGGCGGTTTATTTATTGCGTTCCAACAACTGAAAGATACCTTGCAAAAAGAGGGATTGTTTAATCCAAATTTTAAACAGCCTTTACCGCCCTTCCCAAAAACGGTTGGGGTTGTGACAGCAACAACTGGTGCAGCAATTCGCGATATTTGTACGACGCTCGGACGACGTTATCCACAGGCGGAAATTTGTATTTACCCAACCCTTGTGCAAGGTGCTGGTGCGGCCGCAAGTATTGCCAGCAATATTAGATTGGCAAATAAACTAGCGCAATGTGATATTTTAATTGTTGGGCGGGGTGGTGGCTCGATTGAGGATTTGTGGGCTTTTAATGAAGAAATTGTAGCGCGGGCTATTTTCGAAAGCCGAATTCCCATTATTAGCGCTGTTGGACATGAAACAGACACAACGATTGCGGATTTTGTAGCAGATTTACGTGCGCCGACACCAACGGCAGCAGCTGAGCTTGCTGTACCGAACCAACATGAGCTTAAGGAACGCATTGTAGCGAATGTAGCTAGACTGCAACATATTGTGACAGCGCAACTTCGTTTTGAAAGAAATCGTCTACAGAAATATCAGCAATCATATCCGCTTGCAACACCTGAAAAATTGTATCGACCTTTTATTGAGCGTTTGACACATAACGATATGAAGCTACAGCAAGCAATGCACGTTTATATGTTGAAAAAACGCAATGAGGCAGAGAAAGTTTTTACTAAAATGCAGCTTTCTTCACCACAAAATGCCCTACAAATAGAGCAGCAGAAATTAGTGCAGCTGAAAGTGGAGCTTAGTCGCACAATGCAGCTCAGATTAAGTAACGAAAAATCAAAATTGCATGCGGCGATTCGAACACTTGCAGCGTTAAATCCTTTAGCCATTATGGAAAAAGGCTTTAATGTGACGTATCGGGAGGCGCAATTTATTCAGCAAGCAGCCCAATTAACAGTTGATGATATGATTGAAATTCATTACCAAGATGGGATTGTGCATGCGAAGGTGACAAACGTCGAACTAGAAAAAGGGGGAATGACGGATGGATAA
- the folD gene encoding bifunctional methylenetetrahydrofolate dehydrogenase/methenyltetrahydrofolate cyclohydrolase FolD produces MSSAIINGKEIGQEIRSSVAKQVEELKAKGITPGLAVVLVGDNPASKTYVANKQKSCEAIGMYSELIALPESILEQELLEHIRQLNERNDIHGILVQLPLPKHINEDSVIATISPNKDVDGFAPVSVGKMMLGQETYLPCTPYGVMKLLEFSGIDVAGKHAVIVGRSHIVGKPMGQLLLQKDATVTYTHSKTPDLASFTKQADILIAAVGRANFITAEHVKEGAVVIDVGINRDEDNHLCGDVDFAAVDGIASHITPVPGGVGPMTITMLLANTVQAAAKTL; encoded by the coding sequence ATGTCAAGTGCAATTATAAATGGAAAAGAAATTGGTCAAGAAATTAGAAGCTCTGTAGCAAAACAAGTGGAGGAACTAAAAGCAAAAGGTATCACACCTGGTTTAGCTGTTGTATTGGTTGGAGATAATCCTGCTTCTAAAACATATGTAGCAAATAAACAAAAATCTTGTGAAGCAATCGGTATGTATTCAGAGCTAATTGCTTTGCCAGAATCAATCTTAGAGCAAGAGTTACTTGAACATATTCGCCAATTAAACGAGCGCAATGATATTCATGGCATTCTTGTGCAGCTACCATTACCAAAGCACATTAATGAAGATTCAGTTATTGCGACAATTTCTCCTAATAAAGATGTTGATGGCTTTGCGCCAGTTAGCGTAGGAAAAATGATGCTTGGGCAAGAAACTTATTTACCTTGTACGCCTTATGGAGTAATGAAATTATTGGAATTTAGCGGAATCGATGTGGCGGGTAAGCATGCCGTTATCGTAGGACGTAGCCATATTGTAGGAAAGCCAATGGGGCAACTGTTACTACAAAAGGATGCAACTGTTACGTATACACATTCTAAAACACCAGATTTAGCATCATTTACAAAGCAGGCTGATATTCTAATCGCTGCAGTAGGGCGTGCCAACTTTATTACTGCAGAGCATGTGAAGGAGGGCGCGGTTGTTATTGATGTAGGTATTAATCGTGATGAGGACAATCATTTATGCGGCGATGTTGATTTTGCTGCAGTAGATGGTATAGCCTCACATATTACACCAGTACCTGGTGGTGTTGGTCCTATGACAATTACGATGCTTTTAGCAAACACAGTACAAGCAGCAGCAAAAACATTGTAA
- the nusB gene encoding transcription antitermination factor NusB, giving the protein MKRHDARQKALQVLFQLDSTELPIEEAIGHVLEEQSSNAFFEQLVRGTAEQKEKIDAALSDKLENWTLNRLPKIERTVLRLAVYELLFMPDTPNRVVLNEAIELCKVFGDDKSSKFVNGVLSKFTEQA; this is encoded by the coding sequence ATGAAGCGACATGATGCACGTCAAAAAGCATTGCAGGTGCTATTTCAGTTAGATAGTACGGAGCTGCCAATTGAAGAAGCAATCGGGCATGTTCTAGAAGAGCAGTCATCCAATGCTTTTTTTGAGCAATTGGTGCGTGGGACTGCGGAGCAAAAAGAAAAAATTGATGCAGCGCTTAGCGACAAACTAGAAAATTGGACATTAAATCGTCTACCGAAAATTGAACGAACAGTATTACGCTTAGCCGTTTATGAATTGTTATTTATGCCAGATACACCAAACCGAGTTGTATTAAATGAAGCGATTGAATTGTGTAAAGTATTTGGCGATGATAAATCAAGCAAATTTGTAAATGGTGTGCTTTCGAAATTTACAGAACAAGCATAG
- a CDS encoding RNA polymerase sigma factor: MYSKTIMYRGEDEAVDAKEQILQQYYAKIFRYCYGILRNKQDAEDATQEIF, from the coding sequence ATGTATTCGAAAACGATAATGTATCGTGGAGAAGACGAAGCAGTGGATGCAAAGGAACAAATTCTCCAACAATATTATGCGAAAATTTTCCGCTATTGCTATGGCATCTTAAGAAATAAGCAAGATGCTGAAGATGCGACACAGGAAATCTTTTAA
- the yhfH gene encoding protein YhfH: MLENVVEFFRNLPEKTCVQCGNKMEEQSECYSHSCENCSSL, encoded by the coding sequence ATGTTAGAAAACGTAGTAGAATTTTTCAGAAATTTACCGGAGAAAACTTGCGTGCAATGCGGCAACAAAATGGAAGAGCAAAGTGAATGCTACAGCCATAGCTGCGAAAATTGCAGTTCTCTATAA
- a CDS encoding ABC transporter permease has product MRALAFAGRTAKEILRDPLTLIFGIGLPVVILLLLTAIGKNIPNDLFQIEQLTPGIAVFSLSFMSLFSAQLIANDRASSMLSRLFTTPMTAVDYIIGYTLPLIPMALAQGSICYGVAILLGMNASIEIIMAWLMLLPTSIIFIGIGLLCGSIFNEKAVAGICGGLLTNIVAWLSGTWFSLELVGNTFKTVAYKLPFVHAVDMGKAIISGMRSGITTNLSWVLGYGILLLIVAILVFKRKMQVD; this is encoded by the coding sequence ATGAGGGCGCTTGCATTCGCGGGGCGCACAGCAAAGGAAATTTTACGTGACCCTCTTACATTAATATTTGGCATTGGCTTGCCTGTCGTTATTTTATTACTACTAACAGCTATTGGGAAAAATATTCCAAATGATTTATTTCAAATTGAGCAATTAACACCGGGGATTGCTGTATTCAGCCTGTCCTTTATGTCGCTCTTTTCAGCGCAATTAATTGCCAATGATAGAGCAAGCTCAATGCTCTCAAGGCTATTTACAACACCGATGACAGCGGTTGATTATATTATTGGCTACACGCTACCGTTAATTCCAATGGCACTCGCACAAGGAAGTATTTGCTACGGTGTCGCGATATTACTAGGTATGAACGCATCTATAGAAATTATTATGGCATGGCTAATGCTACTACCTACCTCGATTATATTTATTGGCATTGGTTTATTATGCGGTAGTATTTTCAATGAAAAAGCAGTTGCAGGCATTTGTGGTGGTTTATTGACAAATATAGTCGCATGGCTATCAGGCACATGGTTTAGCCTAGAGCTTGTAGGAAATACTTTTAAAACGGTCGCTTATAAATTACCATTTGTACATGCTGTGGATATGGGGAAAGCCATTATAAGTGGTATGAGAAGTGGCATTACTACTAATTTGAGTTGGGTATTAGGTTACGGCATATTGCTTTTAATAGTCGCCATTTTAGTGTTTAAAAGAAAGATGCAAGTAGATTAA
- a CDS encoding ABC transporter ATP-binding protein has translation MVAIDVRGLGKKYGTKTAVHPLSFTIQQGEIFALLGVNGAGKTTLINMLSCLIKPTGGEAFLLGNSIITGKQKLKELIAVSPQETAIAPNLSVRENLRLMAGVHGFHKTLAERKVEEMLTLFSLHPVEKQRSKILSGGWKRRLSIAMALISEPEILFLDEPTLGLDILARRELWAVIQNLKGKVTLILTTHYLEEAEALADHICIMKDGHIEALGTAQDLIQQTATERFEDAFIRIVGGVIG, from the coding sequence ATTGTTGCCATTGATGTCCGTGGCTTGGGTAAAAAATATGGAACTAAAACAGCAGTTCATCCATTATCATTCACCATTCAGCAAGGAGAAATTTTTGCCTTGCTCGGCGTGAATGGGGCTGGAAAAACAACGCTTATTAATATGTTATCTTGCTTAATCAAGCCAACAGGAGGCGAAGCGTTTTTGTTAGGAAATAGCATTATTACAGGCAAGCAAAAGCTTAAGGAGCTAATCGCCGTTTCACCACAGGAAACAGCGATTGCACCAAATCTATCTGTAAGAGAAAATTTGCGGCTTATGGCAGGCGTTCATGGTTTTCATAAAACGTTAGCGGAACGCAAAGTAGAGGAAATGCTGACATTATTTTCTCTGCATCCTGTTGAAAAGCAGCGTAGTAAAATATTGTCGGGCGGCTGGAAACGTAGGCTAAGCATCGCGATGGCATTAATTAGCGAACCTGAAATTTTATTTCTCGATGAGCCGACATTAGGCTTAGATATTTTGGCAAGACGTGAGCTATGGGCGGTCATTCAAAACTTAAAGGGAAAGGTGACCTTGATTTTAACGACACATTATTTGGAAGAGGCAGAAGCTTTAGCAGACCATATATGCATTATGAAAGATGGTCATATAGAAGCGCTTGGGACAGCACAGGACTTAATACAGCAAACAGCAACAGAGCGCTTTGAGGATGCCTTTATCCGTATTGTAGGAGGAGTGATTGGATGA